A window of the Streptomyces albireticuli genome harbors these coding sequences:
- a CDS encoding AMP-binding protein, whose translation MTVATRQFRTHVERNLDVLGAEPGRTAVLHKDRRISGGELRGLVYRMARALRAQGVRRGQAVTLLSGNLPETIAARYAANLIGCPVNHLYNKLSAEVQTTIVRDIETQVLIADPAYAARAAEITGRAPVAHVLTLGPADIGRSLLDLAAEESAEPFPGLARPGDICTIRHTGGTTGHPKAICTSFAQAPAQEEAIPDWAGPVRYLLCTTLAHAGGMMADHALRSGGSVRLLEDFDAATVLATIERDRITHTFLLPPLLYQLMDHPDAARTDTSSLTHIWYGGCQSSPARIADAVRRFGPVLNQFYGQNEAGGISRLSAEDHDPDRPELLRSAGKALDGVEIAIRDEAGADLPRGEHGEICVRSTGIMQGYWKQPELTAEVLRDGWLHTGDIGYLDEEGYLTIVDRLKDMIVVVGGHVYTTELEDLLNSHPQVRQTAVFGVPDANRMERVHAAVVREPGCDLDARTLRDMVREARGPMYEPERVHFVDALPLTDAGKPDKKLLRRQAESEPAAA comes from the coding sequence ATGACCGTCGCAACGCGGCAATTCCGCACACACGTGGAGCGGAATCTCGATGTCCTGGGAGCCGAGCCCGGCCGAACCGCCGTGCTGCACAAGGACCGCCGCATCTCGGGGGGTGAACTCCGGGGACTCGTCTACCGGATGGCACGGGCGTTGCGCGCGCAGGGCGTGCGCCGGGGCCAGGCCGTCACTCTGCTCAGCGGGAACCTGCCGGAGACGATCGCCGCGCGCTACGCCGCCAACCTCATCGGCTGCCCGGTCAACCACCTGTACAACAAGCTGTCGGCGGAGGTGCAGACCACCATCGTCCGCGACATCGAGACCCAGGTGCTGATCGCCGACCCCGCGTACGCCGCGCGGGCCGCCGAGATCACCGGCCGGGCGCCCGTCGCGCACGTACTCACCCTCGGTCCCGCGGACATCGGCCGGAGCCTGCTGGACCTCGCCGCCGAGGAGTCCGCCGAGCCCTTCCCCGGGCTGGCCCGGCCCGGCGACATCTGCACCATCCGCCACACCGGTGGCACCACCGGGCACCCGAAGGCGATCTGCACGTCCTTCGCCCAGGCGCCCGCGCAGGAAGAGGCCATCCCGGACTGGGCGGGCCCCGTCCGCTACCTGCTGTGCACCACCCTCGCCCACGCCGGCGGCATGATGGCGGACCACGCCCTGCGCTCCGGCGGCAGCGTGCGGCTCCTGGAGGACTTCGACGCCGCCACGGTGCTCGCCACCATCGAGCGGGACCGCATCACCCACACGTTCCTGCTGCCGCCCCTGCTGTACCAGCTGATGGACCACCCGGACGCGGCCCGCACGGACACCTCCAGCCTCACCCACATCTGGTACGGCGGCTGCCAGTCCTCCCCGGCCCGGATCGCCGACGCGGTGCGGCGCTTCGGCCCGGTGCTCAACCAGTTCTACGGGCAGAACGAGGCCGGCGGCATCAGCCGGCTCTCCGCCGAGGACCACGACCCCGACCGCCCCGAGCTGCTGCGGTCCGCCGGCAAGGCCCTGGACGGCGTCGAGATCGCCATCCGCGACGAGGCCGGCGCCGACCTGCCGCGCGGCGAGCACGGCGAGATATGCGTGCGCTCCACGGGCATCATGCAGGGGTACTGGAAGCAGCCCGAGCTGACCGCCGAGGTGCTGCGCGACGGCTGGCTGCACACGGGTGACATCGGGTACCTCGACGAGGAGGGCTACCTCACCATCGTCGACCGGCTCAAGGACATGATCGTCGTGGTCGGCGGGCACGTCTACACGACGGAGCTGGAGGACCTCCTCAACTCCCACCCGCAGGTGCGGCAGACCGCCGTCTTCGGCGTCCCGGACGCGAACCGCATGGAGCGCGTGCACGCCGCCGTCGTACGGGAGCCCGGCTGCGACCTCGACGCGCGGACGCTGCGCGACATGGTCCGCGAGGCGCGGGGCCCGATGTACGAGCCGGAGCGCGTCCACTTCGTCGACGCGCTGCCGCTCACCGACGCGGGCAAGCCGGACAAGAAGCTGCTCCGCCGTCAGGCGGAGTCGGAGCCGGCCGCCGCCTGA
- a CDS encoding glycosyltransferase family 2 protein, with translation MPGSDGAGAVGSGGGYDYERYSRLAGPLEEPPTGVYRVGYRRLMGRRGAGTTDVDAVLRAEAGAVWRVGLLVGLAPLVSVGLLVWLLWPVHWVVRGGWWGCVDGLMLVSVGLVEVFRVVNVVSVAHASWVACDPVPVVAQPGGRVAFCTSFVPGKEPLGMVAATLEGAVGVRYEGVVDVWLLDEGDDPGARALCARLGVRHFSRKGVARWNRPSGRFRARTKHGNYNAWLDAHGDGYDFLACVDTDHVPLPNFLERMLGYFRDPDVAFVVGPQVYGNYVSRVTKGAESQQFLFHALVQRAGNRYGAPMFVGTSNCVRVGVLRQIGGFFDSITEDMATGLEVHRRRNPVTGGRWRSVYTPDVLAVGEGPSSWTDFFSQQLRWSRGTFETLLCQFGRVVWSLSPGRLWNYLLLVAFYPIAGLTWVLGGVSCVLFLGCGAAGVSVPSEVWLMLYGDAAALQVALYVVNRRHNVSPHEPVGSSGVAGMVMSAVSAPLYARALGQALLRRRSGFVVTPKGDSASPDCVGTFRTHLGWAGVFGLCLVASVVWGHAYPAMRVWAVLALVTAVGPVGVWWAGMMRRRWGMGDGGSGGGGLGAELAPVPTSAASGEGAEGAPCFGQRKPA, from the coding sequence ATGCCCGGCTCCGACGGTGCGGGGGCGGTGGGGAGCGGGGGTGGCTACGACTACGAGCGGTACAGCCGGCTGGCGGGGCCGCTGGAGGAGCCGCCGACCGGTGTGTACCGGGTGGGGTACCGGCGGCTGATGGGGCGCCGGGGGGCGGGCACCACGGACGTCGACGCGGTCCTGCGCGCGGAAGCGGGGGCTGTCTGGCGTGTGGGGTTGTTGGTGGGGTTGGCGCCGTTGGTGTCGGTGGGGTTGTTGGTGTGGTTGTTGTGGCCGGTGCATTGGGTGGTGCGGGGTGGGTGGTGGGGGTGTGTGGATGGGTTGATGTTGGTGTCGGTGGGGTTGGTTGAGGTTTTTCGGGTGGTGAATGTGGTGTCGGTGGCGCATGCGTCGTGGGTGGCGTGTGATCCGGTGCCGGTGGTGGCGCAGCCGGGGGGTCGGGTGGCTTTCTGTACGAGTTTTGTGCCGGGGAAGGAGCCGTTGGGGATGGTGGCGGCGACGTTGGAGGGGGCGGTGGGGGTGCGGTATGAGGGGGTGGTGGATGTGTGGTTGCTGGATGAGGGTGATGATCCGGGGGCGCGGGCGTTGTGTGCGCGGTTGGGGGTGCGGCATTTTTCGCGGAAGGGGGTGGCGCGGTGGAATCGTCCGTCGGGTCGTTTTCGGGCGCGGACGAAGCATGGTAATTACAATGCGTGGTTGGATGCGCATGGTGATGGTTATGATTTTTTGGCGTGTGTGGATACGGATCATGTGCCGTTGCCGAATTTTTTGGAGCGGATGCTGGGGTATTTTCGGGATCCGGATGTGGCGTTTGTGGTGGGGCCGCAGGTGTATGGGAATTATGTGTCGCGGGTGACGAAGGGGGCGGAGAGTCAGCAGTTTTTGTTTCATGCGTTGGTGCAGCGGGCGGGGAATCGGTACGGTGCGCCGATGTTTGTGGGGACGTCGAATTGTGTGCGGGTGGGGGTGTTGCGGCAGATCGGTGGGTTTTTTGATTCGATTACGGAGGATATGGCGACGGGGTTGGAGGTGCATCGGCGGCGGAATCCGGTGACGGGTGGGCGGTGGCGGTCGGTGTATACGCCGGATGTGTTGGCGGTGGGGGAGGGGCCGTCGTCGTGGACGGATTTCTTTTCGCAGCAGTTGCGGTGGTCGCGGGGGACGTTTGAGACGTTGTTGTGTCAGTTTGGTCGGGTGGTGTGGTCGTTGTCGCCGGGGAGGTTGTGGAATTATTTGTTGTTGGTGGCGTTTTATCCGATTGCGGGTTTGACGTGGGTGTTGGGTGGGGTGTCGTGTGTGTTGTTTTTGGGGTGTGGTGCGGCGGGGGTGAGTGTGCCGTCGGAGGTGTGGTTGATGTTGTATGGGGATGCGGCGGCGTTGCAGGTGGCGTTGTATGTGGTGAATCGTCGTCATAATGTGAGTCCGCATGAGCCGGTGGGTTCGTCGGGGGTGGCGGGGATGGTGATGTCGGCGGTGTCGGCGCCGTTGTATGCGCGGGCGTTGGGGCAGGCGTTGTTGCGGCGGCGGTCGGGTTTTGTGGTGACGCCGAAGGGGGATTCGGCGTCGCCGGATTGTGTGGGGACTTTTCGGACGCATTTGGGGTGGGCGGGTGTGTTCGGGTTGTGTTTGGTGGCGTCGGTGGTGTGGGGGCATGCGTATCCGGCGATGCGGGTGTGGGCGGTGCTGGCGTTGGTGACGGCGGTGGGGCCGGTGGGGGTTTGGTGGGCGGGGATGATGCGGCGGCGGTGGGGGATGGGGGATGGGGGGTCTGGCGGTGGGGGGTTGGGAGCGGAGTTGGCGCCGGTGCCGACGTCGGCGGCGTCGGGGGAGGGGGCGGAGGGGGCTCCGTGTTTCGGGCAGCGGAAGCCGGCTTGA
- a CDS encoding SDR family oxidoreductase has protein sequence MEIEGSVVLVTGANRGIGRALVGEFLARGATRVHAAARNPASLAAVVAEDPARVVPVAVDLSAPDTITAAAEAAPDVTLLVNNAGSHGMGHLLDMDLALVEEVMRTNFLGTLRVLRAFVPVIERNGGGAVVNVISIGAFGATPALGGYPASKAALHSMTQAVRQDLAPRGIGVHAVFPGPVDTDMLDYVIGHEPAFGDFPRATSAEVARATLDGLAADAEDIFPDSFAVGVGELWRSDPKGVERRLSGIS, from the coding sequence GTGGAGATCGAAGGTTCGGTCGTACTCGTGACGGGCGCCAACCGTGGCATCGGGCGCGCGCTCGTCGGCGAGTTCCTCGCCCGTGGGGCCACGCGGGTGCACGCGGCGGCGCGGAACCCGGCGTCGCTGGCGGCGGTCGTCGCCGAGGACCCGGCGCGGGTGGTGCCGGTGGCGGTGGACCTCTCCGCGCCGGACACGATCACCGCCGCGGCGGAGGCGGCGCCCGACGTGACGCTGCTCGTCAACAACGCGGGCTCGCACGGGATGGGGCACCTGCTCGACATGGACCTCGCGCTCGTCGAGGAGGTGATGCGGACCAACTTCCTGGGGACGCTCCGCGTCCTGCGGGCGTTCGTCCCGGTGATCGAGCGCAACGGCGGCGGCGCCGTCGTCAACGTCATCAGCATCGGCGCGTTCGGCGCCACGCCCGCGCTGGGCGGCTATCCGGCGTCGAAGGCGGCGCTGCACTCGATGACGCAGGCCGTCCGGCAGGACCTCGCGCCACGGGGCATCGGCGTCCACGCCGTGTTCCCGGGCCCGGTGGACACGGACATGCTGGACTACGTCATCGGGCACGAGCCGGCGTTCGGCGACTTCCCGCGGGCGACGTCAGCGGAGGTGGCGCGGGCGACGCTCGACGGTCTCGCGGCGGATGCGGAGGATATCTTTCCGGACAGCTTCGCGGTGGGGGTGGGGGAGTTGTGGCGGAGCGATCCGAAGGGGGTGGAGCGGAGGTTGTCGGGGATCAGCTGA
- a CDS encoding NADPH-dependent FMN reductase, protein MADDTPPGPTRVLVFGASLRGDSLNARLAALVARLVRDAGAEADLARMGEFAMPVYDGDAETAEGIPAGALALRDRIARADAMVIASPEYNASLPGGLKNAVDWVSRVRPQPFKDKHALLVSASPSMVGGNRGLWSLRIPLEHLGTRVYPDMFSLAKAHEGFTEEGDLADPALQRRLAESVAAFLQLVEADTRYVCLQRRWYEFLGDCTDAPVTQRAQD, encoded by the coding sequence ATGGCCGACGACACACCGCCCGGCCCCACGCGCGTACTGGTCTTCGGCGCGTCGCTGCGCGGCGACTCGCTCAACGCCCGGCTGGCGGCGCTCGTCGCCCGGCTGGTCCGGGACGCCGGCGCCGAGGCGGACCTCGCCCGGATGGGCGAATTCGCCATGCCCGTCTACGACGGTGACGCCGAGACGGCCGAGGGCATCCCGGCCGGCGCGCTCGCCCTGCGCGACCGGATCGCCCGGGCCGACGCGATGGTGATCGCCTCGCCCGAGTACAACGCCTCCCTGCCCGGCGGGCTGAAGAACGCCGTCGACTGGGTCTCCCGCGTGCGGCCGCAACCGTTCAAGGACAAGCACGCGCTGCTGGTCTCCGCCTCCCCGTCCATGGTCGGCGGCAACCGCGGCCTGTGGTCGCTGCGCATCCCGCTCGAACACCTCGGCACCCGCGTCTACCCCGACATGTTCAGCCTGGCCAAGGCGCACGAGGGGTTCACCGAGGAAGGCGACCTGGCCGACCCCGCGCTCCAGCGGCGGCTGGCGGAGTCCGTGGCCGCGTTCCTCCAGCTCGTGGAGGCCGACACCCGCTACGTGTGCCTCCAGCGGCGGTGGTACGAGTTCCTCGGCGACTGCACGGACGCGCCGGTCACCCAGCGCGCCCAGGACTGA
- a CDS encoding ATP-dependent DNA ligase, with protein MELPVMPPVRPMLAKTASAIPPGMQYEAKWDGFRAIVFRDGDAIEIASRTTKPLTRYFPEVVRALLAQLPARCVVDGEIVVVRDGRLDFDALLERIHPAASRVARLAELTPASFIAFDLLALGDESLLDLPQSGRREALTTALRDVAAPVHVTPVTDDLDVARAWFERFEGAGLDGVVAKPPGLPYRPGERVMTKVKHERTADCVLAGLRLHKSGPVVGSLLLGLHDDAGRLQHVGVCASFPMRRRAELMEELEPLRMADVHGHPWERWTDPDAQAGGRLPGGPSRWTGTKDLSWIPLRPERVCEVAYDHLQGDRFRHTTQFRRWRPDREPADCTYAQLEETARYDLADVLSL; from the coding sequence ATGGAACTCCCGGTGATGCCCCCGGTGCGGCCGATGCTGGCCAAGACGGCGTCCGCCATCCCGCCCGGTATGCAGTACGAGGCGAAGTGGGACGGCTTCCGGGCCATCGTCTTCCGCGACGGCGACGCCATCGAGATCGCCAGCCGCACCACGAAGCCGCTGACCCGCTATTTCCCCGAGGTGGTCCGGGCCCTGCTGGCACAGCTCCCCGCCCGCTGCGTCGTGGACGGCGAGATCGTCGTCGTCCGTGACGGGCGGCTGGACTTCGACGCCCTGCTCGAACGCATCCACCCGGCGGCCTCCCGGGTCGCCCGTCTGGCCGAGCTCACCCCGGCCTCGTTCATCGCCTTCGACCTGCTGGCACTCGGGGACGAGTCGCTCCTGGACCTCCCCCAGAGCGGCCGCCGGGAGGCCCTGACCACCGCGTTGCGCGACGTCGCGGCGCCCGTGCACGTCACCCCCGTCACCGACGACCTGGACGTCGCCCGGGCGTGGTTCGAGCGGTTCGAGGGCGCCGGCCTGGACGGCGTCGTCGCCAAGCCGCCCGGCCTCCCCTACCGGCCGGGCGAACGCGTCATGACCAAGGTCAAGCACGAGCGGACCGCCGACTGCGTCCTCGCGGGGCTGCGCCTGCACAAGAGCGGGCCCGTCGTCGGCTCGCTGCTCCTCGGCCTCCACGACGACGCCGGGCGGTTGCAGCACGTCGGCGTCTGCGCCTCCTTCCCCATGCGCCGCCGCGCGGAGCTGATGGAGGAGCTGGAGCCGCTGCGGATGGCCGACGTCCACGGCCACCCGTGGGAGCGGTGGACGGACCCGGACGCGCAGGCCGGCGGCCGGCTGCCGGGCGGGCCCAGCCGCTGGACCGGCACCAAGGACCTCTCCTGGATCCCGCTGCGCCCCGAACGGGTCTGCGAGGTGGCCTACGACCACCTCCAGGGCGACCGCTTCCGCCACACCACGCAGTTCCGCCGCTGGCGCCCGGACCGGGAGCCCGCCGACTGCACGTACGCGCAGCTGGAGGAGACGGCCCGGTACGACCTGGCGGACGTCCTCAGCCTCTGA
- the ligD gene encoding non-homologous end-joining DNA ligase — protein sequence MGGDAVELSAGGRTVRISHPDKVYFPERGFTKYDVASYYLSVADGVVRALRDRPTTLERYPDGVGGESFFQKRAPKNLPDWIPTGRISFPSGRYADEICPGEIAAVLWAANLGCLTFHPWPVRRADTDHPDELRIDLDPQPGTDYADAVRAALDLREVLAGLGLTGWPKTSGGRGLHVFVPIAPRWTFTQVRRAAIAVARELERRSPRTITTAWWKEERGEKVFVDYNQTARDRTIASAYSVRPRAHAPVSAPLTWEEVPGAVPRDFDLGSMPGRYAEVGDVHAGMGDEPCGLEAALELADRDEREHGLGDLPYPPEHPKMKGEPKRVQPSRARKEGTGEGGARKRSGGGDGAGEGPEPATG from the coding sequence ATGGGCGGTGACGCGGTGGAGCTCTCTGCGGGCGGGCGGACGGTGCGGATCTCCCACCCCGACAAGGTCTATTTCCCGGAACGCGGCTTCACCAAATACGACGTGGCGTCCTACTACCTGAGCGTCGCCGACGGCGTCGTCCGCGCGCTGCGCGACCGGCCGACCACCCTGGAGCGCTATCCCGACGGCGTCGGCGGCGAGTCGTTCTTCCAGAAGCGGGCCCCGAAGAACCTCCCCGACTGGATCCCGACCGGACGCATCTCCTTCCCCAGCGGCCGCTACGCGGACGAGATCTGCCCCGGGGAGATCGCGGCCGTGCTGTGGGCGGCCAACCTGGGCTGTCTGACCTTCCACCCCTGGCCGGTGCGGCGGGCCGACACCGACCACCCCGACGAGCTGCGCATCGACCTCGACCCGCAGCCGGGCACCGACTACGCGGACGCGGTGCGCGCCGCCCTCGACCTGCGCGAGGTGCTGGCGGGTCTGGGGCTGACGGGCTGGCCCAAGACGTCCGGCGGGCGCGGCCTGCACGTCTTCGTGCCGATCGCGCCCCGGTGGACGTTCACGCAGGTGCGGCGGGCGGCGATCGCCGTGGCGCGGGAGCTGGAACGGCGGTCGCCGCGGACGATCACCACGGCGTGGTGGAAGGAGGAACGCGGCGAGAAGGTGTTCGTGGACTACAACCAGACCGCCCGCGACCGCACCATCGCCAGCGCCTACTCCGTACGCCCGCGCGCGCACGCCCCGGTCTCCGCCCCGCTGACGTGGGAGGAGGTGCCCGGTGCCGTGCCCCGGGACTTCGACCTGGGCAGCATGCCCGGGCGGTACGCCGAGGTGGGTGATGTGCACGCGGGAATGGGTGACGAACCCTGCGGCCTGGAGGCGGCCCTGGAACTGGCCGACCGGGACGAGCGCGAGCACGGCCTGGGCGACCTCCCCTACCCGCCGGAGCACCCGAAGATGAAGGGCGAGCCGAAGCGCGTCCAGCCCAGCCGGGCCCGCAAGGAGGGTACGGGCGAAGGGGGCGCCCGCAAGCGGTCCGGGGGCGGCGACGGAGCCGGGGAAGGGCCGGAGCCGGCCACCGGCTGA
- a CDS encoding SH3 domain-containing protein translates to MTQTLVARGMAVSVAALTGAVLAAGPAQSAPVPARPSGTVVSVSGVNERHFPSTDSSVRSTLLRGVKVGLRCKVRAQNIGGNNVWYLLRDRATWVNSAYITPAGAVPLCKDVNRGVPENAPKTRAAMG, encoded by the coding sequence ATGACCCAGACACTGGTGGCCCGTGGCATGGCCGTATCGGTCGCCGCGCTGACCGGGGCGGTGCTGGCCGCCGGACCGGCCCAGTCGGCTCCGGTGCCGGCCCGGCCGAGCGGCACGGTCGTCAGCGTGTCGGGTGTGAACGAACGTCACTTCCCGAGCACGGACTCCTCGGTGCGGAGCACGCTCCTCCGTGGGGTCAAGGTCGGGCTGCGGTGCAAGGTCCGGGCCCAGAACATCGGCGGGAACAACGTCTGGTACCTGCTGCGGGACCGTGCCACATGGGTGAACTCGGCGTACATCACCCCCGCCGGCGCCGTTCCCTTGTGCAAGGACGTCAACCGCGGCGTGCCGGAGAACGCGCCCAAGACACGGGCCGCCATGGGGTGA
- a CDS encoding DM13 domain-containing protein, with the protein MGRVRRMLSRRVVIGVLLAGVLAVGAGVVWFQPWKLWVDTTVREAAPVAAEAGSRGARTLAEGELISHEHTTTGKVRVLELPDGTRTLRLENLDTSNGPDVKVLLSDGPVKEGRAGWHVFDDGAHRSLGSLKGNKGDQNYALPAGLDLGRYGSVSIWCDRFDVSFGAAKLTRV; encoded by the coding sequence ATGGGACGCGTACGGCGGATGCTGAGCAGGCGGGTCGTGATCGGGGTACTGCTCGCCGGGGTGCTGGCGGTCGGTGCGGGAGTGGTGTGGTTCCAGCCGTGGAAGCTGTGGGTGGACACCACGGTGCGCGAGGCCGCGCCGGTGGCGGCCGAGGCCGGGTCCCGCGGGGCCCGGACGCTGGCCGAGGGAGAGCTGATCAGCCACGAACACACGACCACCGGGAAGGTGCGGGTGCTGGAGCTGCCGGACGGGACCCGCACGCTGCGGCTGGAGAACCTGGACACCAGCAACGGGCCGGACGTGAAGGTGCTGCTCAGCGACGGCCCGGTGAAGGAGGGACGGGCCGGCTGGCACGTCTTCGACGACGGGGCGCACCGGAGCCTGGGGTCGCTCAAGGGGAACAAGGGGGATCAGAACTACGCGCTGCCGGCGGGGCTGGACCTGGGGCGGTACGGGAGCGTGAGCATCTGGTGCGACCGGTTCGACGTGTCGTTCGGGGCGGCGAAGCTCACGCGCGTCTGA
- a CDS encoding Crp/Fnr family transcriptional regulator encodes MSTAKKLLRTLPAEYRDRLMTLAREVSFPEDTRIFEEQGRADRFWIIRSGAVTLDLTLPGRRVAAVETLGTGDLLGWSWMFPPYEWGFGAEALSPVRAYEFDGAEARALCEEDPALGFAVVRAVAEILGHRLQSARTRLLDLYGPHSSAPL; translated from the coding sequence ATGTCCACTGCGAAAAAGCTGCTCAGGACCCTTCCCGCGGAGTACCGGGACCGCCTGATGACGCTCGCCCGGGAGGTCTCGTTCCCCGAGGACACCCGGATCTTCGAGGAGCAGGGCAGGGCCGACCGTTTCTGGATCATCCGGTCCGGCGCCGTCACGCTCGACCTCACCCTGCCGGGACGGCGGGTCGCGGCGGTGGAGACCTTGGGCACGGGGGACCTGCTGGGCTGGTCCTGGATGTTCCCGCCGTACGAATGGGGGTTCGGGGCGGAGGCGCTCAGCCCGGTACGGGCCTACGAGTTCGACGGCGCCGAGGCGCGGGCGCTGTGCGAGGAGGATCCGGCACTCGGGTTCGCCGTCGTCCGCGCCGTCGCCGAGATCCTCGGCCACCGTCTCCAGTCCGCCCGCACCCGGCTGCTCGACCTCTACGGACCGCACAGCTCCGCCCCGCTGTGA
- a CDS encoding aromatic acid exporter family protein, with amino-acid sequence MDVQKALKRRGLPDPLTTLVRRGREPTVVQTVRSTLAAVIAYVVALWLSKEPAPLTAPLTALLVVQVTLYSTLTTGIRRVNSVVAGVLIAIGFSVLVGLTWWSLGLIILSSLVIGRFVRVGEFVPEVAISAMLVLGVTRVAETSWDRVLETLIGAVVGLLFNVLLVPPVWVQPAGEAIEDLARRMRGLLEDIAEQISGHTPVAEAAARLHRARRLDHDIVEVDAALRQAEDSLRLNPRVKEGVLHRVVLRTGLDTLEISAVVLRVATRTLTDLAKQRTRETLFPSDVAASLQEVFTHLARAVESFAVVITSQVTANAEQAETRLAEELATARTTRDHAAGLLLHQVLEHPRQWQLHGALLAEIDRILDELDIQKRTQRLVEELDRHTRRHHDRRSVLATLRRHLRRRDHRGGGSTEPSRRTLS; translated from the coding sequence CTGGACGTGCAGAAGGCGCTGAAGAGACGAGGGCTCCCCGATCCGCTGACGACCCTGGTGCGCCGGGGCCGGGAGCCCACGGTGGTCCAGACCGTGCGCTCGACCCTGGCCGCCGTGATCGCGTACGTGGTGGCCCTGTGGCTGAGCAAGGAGCCGGCGCCGCTCACCGCGCCGCTCACCGCGCTCCTCGTCGTCCAGGTCACCCTCTACTCCACCCTGACCACCGGGATCCGCCGGGTGAACTCCGTGGTCGCGGGCGTGCTGATCGCCATCGGCTTCAGCGTGCTCGTGGGGCTGACCTGGTGGAGCCTCGGGCTGATCATCCTGTCCTCGCTGGTCATCGGCCGCTTCGTCCGGGTGGGCGAGTTCGTCCCCGAGGTCGCCATCAGCGCCATGCTCGTCCTCGGCGTCACCCGGGTGGCCGAGACCTCCTGGGACCGCGTCCTGGAGACGCTGATCGGCGCGGTCGTCGGGCTGCTCTTCAACGTGCTGCTGGTCCCGCCCGTGTGGGTGCAGCCCGCGGGCGAGGCGATCGAGGACCTGGCCCGGCGCATGCGCGGCCTCCTGGAGGACATCGCCGAGCAGATCAGCGGGCACACGCCCGTCGCGGAGGCGGCCGCCCGGCTGCACCGGGCGCGCCGCCTGGACCACGACATCGTCGAGGTCGACGCCGCCCTGCGCCAGGCGGAGGACAGCCTCCGTCTCAACCCCAGGGTCAAGGAAGGGGTGCTCCACCGCGTCGTGCTCCGCACGGGCCTCGACACGCTCGAGATCTCGGCGGTCGTCCTGCGCGTGGCCACCCGTACCCTCACCGACCTCGCCAAGCAGCGCACCCGCGAGACGCTGTTCCCCTCCGACGTCGCCGCGAGCCTCCAGGAGGTCTTCACCCATCTCGCGCGCGCGGTGGAGAGCTTCGCCGTCGTCATCACCAGCCAGGTCACCGCCAACGCCGAGCAGGCCGAGACCCGCCTCGCCGAGGAGCTCGCCACCGCCCGCACCACCCGCGACCACGCGGCCGGCCTCCTCCTCCACCAGGTGCTCGAACACCCCCGGCAGTGGCAGCTGCACGGCGCGCTGCTCGCCGAGATCGACCGCATCCTCGACGAGCTCGACATCCAGAAGCGCACCCAGCGGCTGGTGGAGGAGCTGGACCGGCACACCCGCCGGCACCACGACCGGCGCAGCGTGCTCGCCACGCTCAGGAGGCATCTCCGCCGCCGGGACCACAGGGGCGGCGGCTCCACGGAGCCGTCCCGCCGGACCCTTTCATGA
- a CDS encoding Lrp/AsnC family transcriptional regulator, with the protein MDAGEDTVVGSGTLDALELGLLQALQLDGRAALSRIARRLGASERTVGRRYSRLCTLGLRVVGQPVPARLGMTRWLLRVRCAPDAADSVARALARRADTSWISLASGGTELYCALTSATPYERDALLLEQLPRTPQVTGVDAHCLLRLFTGVTSTWYANGVPFGPAGGGAPAPAQGSAAPPEPLALDPTDRALLTELAKDGRAGLPELAAATGRSPSSVQRHLERLRAQGALGFSVDFAPRHLGYHLMTHLWLRVVPGEVSATGHALAAHPEIAFAAATTGPHNLVATGVFRDAHDLHHYLDRRVGALPAVQAVETAPILREVKRLAV; encoded by the coding sequence GTGGACGCGGGGGAGGACACGGTGGTGGGCTCGGGCACTCTCGACGCTCTGGAACTGGGCCTGTTGCAGGCCCTCCAGCTCGACGGACGGGCGGCGCTGAGCCGCATCGCGCGCCGGCTCGGCGCCTCGGAACGCACGGTGGGCCGCCGCTACAGCCGGCTGTGCACGCTGGGCCTGCGCGTCGTCGGCCAGCCCGTCCCGGCCCGGCTGGGCATGACGCGCTGGCTGCTGCGCGTCCGCTGCGCTCCCGACGCCGCGGACTCCGTCGCCCGGGCCCTGGCCCGCCGGGCCGACACCAGCTGGATATCGCTCGCCTCCGGGGGCACCGAGCTGTACTGCGCCCTCACCAGCGCCACGCCGTACGAGCGGGACGCCCTGCTCCTGGAGCAACTGCCGCGCACCCCGCAGGTGACGGGGGTCGACGCGCACTGCCTGCTACGCCTGTTCACCGGCGTCACCAGCACGTGGTACGCCAACGGCGTCCCGTTCGGCCCGGCCGGCGGGGGCGCGCCCGCACCGGCCCAGGGGTCCGCCGCACCTCCCGAACCCCTCGCCCTGGACCCCACCGACCGTGCCCTCCTCACCGAGCTGGCCAAGGACGGCCGGGCCGGCCTGCCCGAGCTCGCGGCCGCCACCGGCCGCTCGCCCTCCAGCGTCCAGCGCCACCTCGAACGCCTCAGGGCCCAGGGCGCGCTGGGCTTCTCCGTGGACTTCGCGCCCCGGCACCTGGGCTACCACCTGATGACCCACCTCTGGCTACGGGTCGTCCCCGGCGAGGTCTCGGCCACCGGCCACGCCCTGGCCGCCCACCCCGAGATAGCCTTCGCGGCCGCCACCACCGGCCCCCACAACCTCGTGGCCACCGGCGTCTTCCGCGACGCCCACGACCTCCACCACTACCTCGACCGCCGCGTCGGCGCCCTCCCCGCCGTCCAGGCCGTGGAGACCGCCCCCATCCTCCGGGAGGTCAAACGGCTCGCCGTCTGA